A section of the Tenrec ecaudatus isolate mTenEca1 chromosome 10, mTenEca1.hap1, whole genome shotgun sequence genome encodes:
- the FLII gene encoding protein flightless-1 homolog isoform X2 — MEATGVLPFVRGVDLSGNDFKGGYFPENVKAMTSLRWLKLNRTGLCYLPEELAALQKLEHLSVSHNHLTTLHGELSSLPSLRAIVARANNLKNSGVPDDIFKLDDLSVLDLSHNQLTECPRELENAKNMLVLNLSHNSIDNIPNQLFINLTDLLYLDLSENRLESLPPQMRRLVQLQTLVLNGNPLLHAQLRQLPAMLALQTLHLRNTQRTQSNLPTSLEGLSNLTDVDLACNDLARVPECLYTLPSLRRLNLSSNQISELSLCIDQWVHVETLNLSRNQLTSLPSAICKLTKLKKLYLNSNKLDFDGLPSGIGKLASLEEFMAANNNLELIPESLCRCTKLRKLVLNKNRLVTLPEAVHFLTEIEVLDVRENPSLVMPPKPTERAAEWYNIDFSLQNQLRLAGASPATVAAATAGSGPKDPLARKMRLRRRKDSAQDDQAKQVLKGMSDVAQEKNKKQEESTDAPGPGGKVRRWDQGLEKPRLDYSEFFTEDVGQLPGLTIWQIENFVPVLVEEAFHSKFYEADCYIVLKTFLDDSGSLSWEIYYWIGGEATLDKKACSAIHAVNLRNYLGAEGRTVREEMGDESEEFLQVFDHDISYIEGGTASGFYTVEDTHYVTRMYRVYGKKNIKLEPVPLKGASLDPRFVFLLDRGLDIYVWRGAQATLGSTTKARLFAEKINKNERKGKAEITLLGQGQEPPEFWEALGGEPSEIKTHVPDDFWPPSPKLYKVGLGLGYLELPQINYKLSVEHKTRPKVELMPAMRLLQSLLDTRCVYILDCWSDVFIWLGRKSPRLVRAAALKLGQELCGMLHRPRHAAVSRSLEGTEAQVFKAKFKNWDDVLTVDYTRNAEAVLQGQGLAGKVKRDTEKKDQMKADLTALFLPRQPPMALAEAEQLMEEWNEDLDGMEGFVLEGKKFARLPEEEFGHFHTQDCYVFLCRYWVPVEYEEKKEEEGEEEAEAEGKAEGKAGEEAAAEEKQPEEDFQCIVYFWQGREASNMGWLTFTFSLQKKFESLFPGKLEVVRMTQQQENPKFLSHFKRKFIIHRGKRKAAQGTLQPSLYQIRTNGSALCTRCIQISTDSSLLNSEFCFILKVPFESEDNQGIVYAWVGRASDPDEAKLAEEILNTMFDTSYSKQVIDEGEEPENFFWVGLGARKPYDDDAEYMKHTRLFRCSNEKGFFAVTEKCSDFCQDDLADDDIMLLDNGREVYMWVGTQTSQVEIKLSLKACQVYIQHLRSKEQPRRLRLVRKGNEQHAFTRCFHAWSAFRKALT, encoded by the exons ATGGAGGCCACCGGGGTGCTGCCGTTCGTGCGAGGCGTGGACCTGAGCGGCAACGACTTCAAG GGTGGCTACTTCCCTGAGAATGTCAAGGCCATGACCAGCCTGAGGTGGCTGAAGCTGAACCGAACGGGCCTGTGTTACCTGCCGGAAGAGCTGGCTGCCCTGCAGAAGCTG GAGCACTTGTCTGTGAGCCACAACCATCTGACAACGCTTCACGGGGAATTGTCCAGCCTGCCGTCCCTGAGG GCCATTGTCGCTCGAGCCAACAATCTGAAGAACTCTGGAGTCCCCGATGACATCTTCAAGCTGGATGACCTCTCGGTCTTG GACTTGAGCCACAACCAGCTGACTGAGTGTCCGAGGGAGCTAGAGAATGCCAAAAACATGCTGGTCCTGAACCTCAGCCACAACAG CATCGACAACATCCCCAACCAGCTCTTCATCAACCTCACGGACCTGCTGTACCTGGACCTCAGCGAGAACCGCCTGGAGAGCTTGCCGCCACAGATGCGCCGCCTGGTGCAGCTGCAGACGCTCGTGCTCAATGGGAACCCACTGCTGCACGCCCAGCTACG GCAGCTGCCGGCTATGCTGGCCCTGCAGACGCTGCACCTGCGGAACACGCAGCGCACCCAGAGCAATCTCCCCACCAGCCTGGAGGGCCTGAGCAACCTCACAG ACGTGGACCTGGCCTGCAATGACCTGGCCCGGGTGCCCGAGTGCCTGTACACCCTCCCCAGCCTGCGCCGCCTCAACCTCAGCAGCAACCAGATCTCGGAGCTGTCGCTGTGCATAGACCAGTGGGTGCACGTGGAGACCCTGAACCTGTCTCGAAACCAGCTCACCTCGCTGCCC TCAGCTATCTGCAAGCTGACCAAGCTGAAGAAGCTGTACCTGAACTCCAACAAGCTGGACTTCGACGGGCTACCCTCAGGCATCGGCAAGCTGGCCAGCCTGGAGGAGTTCATGGCTGCCAACAACAACCTGGAGCTCATTCCAGAGAGCCTCTGCAG ATGCACGAAGCTACGGAAACTCGTGCTGAACAAGAACCGCCTGGTCACCCTCCCGGAGGCCGTCCACTTCCTGACAGAGATTGAG GTTCTAGATGTGCGGGAGAACCCCAGCCTGGTCATGCCACCCAAGCCCACTGAACGCGCCGCTGAGTGGTACAACATCGACTTCTCACTACAGAACCAGCTGCGGCTGGCGGGCGCCTCTCctgccactgtggctgcagcaacagCTG GCAGTGGGCCCAAGGACCCCTTGGCTCGGAAGATGCGGCTGCGGAGGCGCAAGGACTCTGCCCAGGATGACCAGGCCAAGCAAGTGTTGAAGGGCATGTCAGACGTGGCTCAGGAGAAGAATAAAAAGCAAGAG GAGAGCACAGATGCCCCAGGGCCCGGGGGGAAGGTCCGGCGCTGGGACCAGGGCCTGGAGAAGCCTCGCCTGGACTACTCGGAGTTCTTCACGGAGGACGTGGGCCAGCTGCCTGGCCTGACCATCTGGCAGATTGAGAACTTTGTGCCTGTGCTGGTAGAAGAAGCCTTCCACAGCAAGTTCTACGAGGCTGACTGCTACATTGTGCTCAAG ACCTTTCTGGATGACAGTGGCTCCCTGAGCTGGGAGATCTACTACTGGATCGGCGGGGAGGCCACCCTCGACAAGAAGGCTTGCTCAGCCATCCACGCCGTGAACCTGCGCAACTACCTGGGCGCCGAGGGCCGCACTGTGCGGGAGGAGATGGGCGACGAGAGTGAGGAATTCTTGCAG gtGTTTGACCATGACATTTCCTACATTGAGGGCGGAACAGCCAGTGGCTTCTACACAGTGGAGGACACACACTATGTCACCAG GATGTACCGTGTGTACGGAAAAAAGAACATTAAGTTGGAGCCTGTGCCACTCAAAGGGGCCTCCCTGGACCCAAG GTTTGTTTTCCTCCTGGACAGAGGACTGGACATTTATGTGTGGCGGGGAGCCCAGGCTACACTGGGCAGCACCACCAAGGCCAG ACTCTTTGCAGAGAAAATCAACAAGAACGAgcggaaggggaaggcagagatcACActgctggggcaggggcaggagccaCCCGAGTTCTGGGAGGCACTGGGCGGGGAGCCCTCGGAGATCAAGACACATGTGCCCGACGATTTCTGGCCACCTTCCCCCAAGCTGTACAAG gtgggcctggggctgggctaCCTGGAGCTGCCACAGATCAACTACAAACTCTCAGTGGAGCACAAGACCAGGCCAAAGGTGGAGCTGATGCCTGCGATGCGGCTG CTGCAGAGCCTGTTGGACACACGCTGCGTGTACATCCTGGATTGCTGGTCCGACGTGTTCATCTGGCTGGGTCGCAAGTCCCCGCGCCTAGTGCGGGCAGCAGCTCTCAAGCTGGGCCAGGAGCTATGTGGCATGTTGCACCGGCCACGCCACGCAGCCGTCAGCCGCAGCCTGGAGGGCACTGAGGCGCAG GTGTTCAAGGCGAAGTTTAAGAACTGGGACGATGTGCTGACGGTGGACTATACACGCAATGCCGAGGCCGTGCTGCAAGGCCAGGGCCTGGCCGGGAAGGTGAAGCGAGACACCGAGAAGAAGGACCAGATGAAGGCCGACCTCACGGCGCTCTTCCTGCCTCGGCAGCCCCCCATGGCCTTGGCCGAG GCCGAGCAGCTGATGGAGGAGTGGAACGAGGACCTGGATGGCATGGAGGGCTTTGTGCTCGAGGGCAAGAAGTTCGCCCGGCTTCCCGAGGAGGAGTTTGGCCATTTCCACACGCAAGACTGCTACGTCTTCCTGTGCAG GTACTGGGTGCCCGTGGAGTACGaggagaagaaggaagaggagggggaggaggaggccgaGGCGGAAGGCAAGGCGGAAGGCAAGGCGGGCGAGGAGGCCGCGGCGGAGGAGAAGCAGCCCGAGGAGGACTTCCAGTGCATCGTGTACTTCTGGCAGGGCCGCGAGGCCTCCAACATGGGCTGGCTCACCTTCACCTTCAGCCTGCAGAAGAAGTTCGAGAGCCTCTTCCCTGGCAAGCTCGAG GTGGTACGCATGACGCAGCAGCAGGAAAATCCCAAATTCCTGTCCCATTTCAAGAGAAAGTTCATCATCCACCGGGGCAAGAGGAAGGCGGCCCAGGGCACTCTTCAGCCAAGCCTCTACCAGATCCGCACCAATGGCAGTGCCCTCTGCACCCG GTGCATCCAGATCAGCACAGACTCCAGCCTCCTCAACTCTGAATTCTGCTTCATCCTCAAG GTTCCCTTTGAGAGCGAGGACAACCAGGGCATCGTGTACGCGTGGGTGGGCCGGGCCTCAGACCCCGATGAGGCGAAGCTGGCCGAGGAGATCCTGAACACCATGTTCGACACCTCCTACAGCAAGCAG GTCATTGATGAAGGCGAGGAGCCTGAGAACTTCTTCTGGGTGGGCCTCGGGGCCCGGAAGCCTTATGACGATGATGCGGAGTACATGAAGCACACTCGGCTCTTCCG GTGCTCCAACGAGAAGGGCTTCTTCGCAGTAACCGAGAAGTGCTCTGACTTCTGCCAGGATGACCTGGCCGATGATGACATCATGCTGCTGGACAATGGCCGGGAG GTCTACATGTGGGTAGGCACGCAGACAAGCCAGGTGGAAATCAAGCTCAGTCTGAAAGCCTGCCAG GTGTATATCCAGCACCTGCGCTCCAAAGAGCAGCCCCGCCGCCTGCGCTTGGTCCGAAAGGGCAACGAGCAGCACGCCTTTACCCGCTGCTTCCACGCCTGGAGCGCCTTCCGGAAGGCCCTGACCTAG
- the FLII gene encoding protein flightless-1 homolog isoform X1 gives MEATGVLPFVRGVDLSGNDFKGGYFPENVKAMTSLRWLKLNRTGLCYLPEELAALQKLEHLSVSHNHLTTLHGELSSLPSLRAIVARANNLKNSGVPDDIFKLDDLSVLDLSHNQLTECPRELENAKNMLVLNLSHNSIDNIPNQLFINLTDLLYLDLSENRLESLPPQMRRLVQLQTLVLNGNPLLHAQLRQLPAMLALQTLHLRNTQRTQSNLPTSLEGLSNLTDVDLACNDLARVPECLYTLPSLRRLNLSSNQISELSLCIDQWVHVETLNLSRNQLTSLPSAICKLTKLKKLYLNSNKLDFDGLPSGIGKLASLEEFMAANNNLELIPESLCRCTKLRKLVLNKNRLVTLPEAVHFLTEIEVLDVRENPSLVMPPKPTERAAEWYNIDFSLQNQLRLAGASPATVAAATAAGSGPKDPLARKMRLRRRKDSAQDDQAKQVLKGMSDVAQEKNKKQEESTDAPGPGGKVRRWDQGLEKPRLDYSEFFTEDVGQLPGLTIWQIENFVPVLVEEAFHSKFYEADCYIVLKTFLDDSGSLSWEIYYWIGGEATLDKKACSAIHAVNLRNYLGAEGRTVREEMGDESEEFLQVFDHDISYIEGGTASGFYTVEDTHYVTRMYRVYGKKNIKLEPVPLKGASLDPRFVFLLDRGLDIYVWRGAQATLGSTTKARLFAEKINKNERKGKAEITLLGQGQEPPEFWEALGGEPSEIKTHVPDDFWPPSPKLYKVGLGLGYLELPQINYKLSVEHKTRPKVELMPAMRLLQSLLDTRCVYILDCWSDVFIWLGRKSPRLVRAAALKLGQELCGMLHRPRHAAVSRSLEGTEAQVFKAKFKNWDDVLTVDYTRNAEAVLQGQGLAGKVKRDTEKKDQMKADLTALFLPRQPPMALAEAEQLMEEWNEDLDGMEGFVLEGKKFARLPEEEFGHFHTQDCYVFLCRYWVPVEYEEKKEEEGEEEAEAEGKAEGKAGEEAAAEEKQPEEDFQCIVYFWQGREASNMGWLTFTFSLQKKFESLFPGKLEVVRMTQQQENPKFLSHFKRKFIIHRGKRKAAQGTLQPSLYQIRTNGSALCTRCIQISTDSSLLNSEFCFILKVPFESEDNQGIVYAWVGRASDPDEAKLAEEILNTMFDTSYSKQVIDEGEEPENFFWVGLGARKPYDDDAEYMKHTRLFRCSNEKGFFAVTEKCSDFCQDDLADDDIMLLDNGREVYMWVGTQTSQVEIKLSLKACQVYIQHLRSKEQPRRLRLVRKGNEQHAFTRCFHAWSAFRKALT, from the exons ATGGAGGCCACCGGGGTGCTGCCGTTCGTGCGAGGCGTGGACCTGAGCGGCAACGACTTCAAG GGTGGCTACTTCCCTGAGAATGTCAAGGCCATGACCAGCCTGAGGTGGCTGAAGCTGAACCGAACGGGCCTGTGTTACCTGCCGGAAGAGCTGGCTGCCCTGCAGAAGCTG GAGCACTTGTCTGTGAGCCACAACCATCTGACAACGCTTCACGGGGAATTGTCCAGCCTGCCGTCCCTGAGG GCCATTGTCGCTCGAGCCAACAATCTGAAGAACTCTGGAGTCCCCGATGACATCTTCAAGCTGGATGACCTCTCGGTCTTG GACTTGAGCCACAACCAGCTGACTGAGTGTCCGAGGGAGCTAGAGAATGCCAAAAACATGCTGGTCCTGAACCTCAGCCACAACAG CATCGACAACATCCCCAACCAGCTCTTCATCAACCTCACGGACCTGCTGTACCTGGACCTCAGCGAGAACCGCCTGGAGAGCTTGCCGCCACAGATGCGCCGCCTGGTGCAGCTGCAGACGCTCGTGCTCAATGGGAACCCACTGCTGCACGCCCAGCTACG GCAGCTGCCGGCTATGCTGGCCCTGCAGACGCTGCACCTGCGGAACACGCAGCGCACCCAGAGCAATCTCCCCACCAGCCTGGAGGGCCTGAGCAACCTCACAG ACGTGGACCTGGCCTGCAATGACCTGGCCCGGGTGCCCGAGTGCCTGTACACCCTCCCCAGCCTGCGCCGCCTCAACCTCAGCAGCAACCAGATCTCGGAGCTGTCGCTGTGCATAGACCAGTGGGTGCACGTGGAGACCCTGAACCTGTCTCGAAACCAGCTCACCTCGCTGCCC TCAGCTATCTGCAAGCTGACCAAGCTGAAGAAGCTGTACCTGAACTCCAACAAGCTGGACTTCGACGGGCTACCCTCAGGCATCGGCAAGCTGGCCAGCCTGGAGGAGTTCATGGCTGCCAACAACAACCTGGAGCTCATTCCAGAGAGCCTCTGCAG ATGCACGAAGCTACGGAAACTCGTGCTGAACAAGAACCGCCTGGTCACCCTCCCGGAGGCCGTCCACTTCCTGACAGAGATTGAG GTTCTAGATGTGCGGGAGAACCCCAGCCTGGTCATGCCACCCAAGCCCACTGAACGCGCCGCTGAGTGGTACAACATCGACTTCTCACTACAGAACCAGCTGCGGCTGGCGGGCGCCTCTCctgccactgtggctgcagcaacagCTG CAGGCAGTGGGCCCAAGGACCCCTTGGCTCGGAAGATGCGGCTGCGGAGGCGCAAGGACTCTGCCCAGGATGACCAGGCCAAGCAAGTGTTGAAGGGCATGTCAGACGTGGCTCAGGAGAAGAATAAAAAGCAAGAG GAGAGCACAGATGCCCCAGGGCCCGGGGGGAAGGTCCGGCGCTGGGACCAGGGCCTGGAGAAGCCTCGCCTGGACTACTCGGAGTTCTTCACGGAGGACGTGGGCCAGCTGCCTGGCCTGACCATCTGGCAGATTGAGAACTTTGTGCCTGTGCTGGTAGAAGAAGCCTTCCACAGCAAGTTCTACGAGGCTGACTGCTACATTGTGCTCAAG ACCTTTCTGGATGACAGTGGCTCCCTGAGCTGGGAGATCTACTACTGGATCGGCGGGGAGGCCACCCTCGACAAGAAGGCTTGCTCAGCCATCCACGCCGTGAACCTGCGCAACTACCTGGGCGCCGAGGGCCGCACTGTGCGGGAGGAGATGGGCGACGAGAGTGAGGAATTCTTGCAG gtGTTTGACCATGACATTTCCTACATTGAGGGCGGAACAGCCAGTGGCTTCTACACAGTGGAGGACACACACTATGTCACCAG GATGTACCGTGTGTACGGAAAAAAGAACATTAAGTTGGAGCCTGTGCCACTCAAAGGGGCCTCCCTGGACCCAAG GTTTGTTTTCCTCCTGGACAGAGGACTGGACATTTATGTGTGGCGGGGAGCCCAGGCTACACTGGGCAGCACCACCAAGGCCAG ACTCTTTGCAGAGAAAATCAACAAGAACGAgcggaaggggaaggcagagatcACActgctggggcaggggcaggagccaCCCGAGTTCTGGGAGGCACTGGGCGGGGAGCCCTCGGAGATCAAGACACATGTGCCCGACGATTTCTGGCCACCTTCCCCCAAGCTGTACAAG gtgggcctggggctgggctaCCTGGAGCTGCCACAGATCAACTACAAACTCTCAGTGGAGCACAAGACCAGGCCAAAGGTGGAGCTGATGCCTGCGATGCGGCTG CTGCAGAGCCTGTTGGACACACGCTGCGTGTACATCCTGGATTGCTGGTCCGACGTGTTCATCTGGCTGGGTCGCAAGTCCCCGCGCCTAGTGCGGGCAGCAGCTCTCAAGCTGGGCCAGGAGCTATGTGGCATGTTGCACCGGCCACGCCACGCAGCCGTCAGCCGCAGCCTGGAGGGCACTGAGGCGCAG GTGTTCAAGGCGAAGTTTAAGAACTGGGACGATGTGCTGACGGTGGACTATACACGCAATGCCGAGGCCGTGCTGCAAGGCCAGGGCCTGGCCGGGAAGGTGAAGCGAGACACCGAGAAGAAGGACCAGATGAAGGCCGACCTCACGGCGCTCTTCCTGCCTCGGCAGCCCCCCATGGCCTTGGCCGAG GCCGAGCAGCTGATGGAGGAGTGGAACGAGGACCTGGATGGCATGGAGGGCTTTGTGCTCGAGGGCAAGAAGTTCGCCCGGCTTCCCGAGGAGGAGTTTGGCCATTTCCACACGCAAGACTGCTACGTCTTCCTGTGCAG GTACTGGGTGCCCGTGGAGTACGaggagaagaaggaagaggagggggaggaggaggccgaGGCGGAAGGCAAGGCGGAAGGCAAGGCGGGCGAGGAGGCCGCGGCGGAGGAGAAGCAGCCCGAGGAGGACTTCCAGTGCATCGTGTACTTCTGGCAGGGCCGCGAGGCCTCCAACATGGGCTGGCTCACCTTCACCTTCAGCCTGCAGAAGAAGTTCGAGAGCCTCTTCCCTGGCAAGCTCGAG GTGGTACGCATGACGCAGCAGCAGGAAAATCCCAAATTCCTGTCCCATTTCAAGAGAAAGTTCATCATCCACCGGGGCAAGAGGAAGGCGGCCCAGGGCACTCTTCAGCCAAGCCTCTACCAGATCCGCACCAATGGCAGTGCCCTCTGCACCCG GTGCATCCAGATCAGCACAGACTCCAGCCTCCTCAACTCTGAATTCTGCTTCATCCTCAAG GTTCCCTTTGAGAGCGAGGACAACCAGGGCATCGTGTACGCGTGGGTGGGCCGGGCCTCAGACCCCGATGAGGCGAAGCTGGCCGAGGAGATCCTGAACACCATGTTCGACACCTCCTACAGCAAGCAG GTCATTGATGAAGGCGAGGAGCCTGAGAACTTCTTCTGGGTGGGCCTCGGGGCCCGGAAGCCTTATGACGATGATGCGGAGTACATGAAGCACACTCGGCTCTTCCG GTGCTCCAACGAGAAGGGCTTCTTCGCAGTAACCGAGAAGTGCTCTGACTTCTGCCAGGATGACCTGGCCGATGATGACATCATGCTGCTGGACAATGGCCGGGAG GTCTACATGTGGGTAGGCACGCAGACAAGCCAGGTGGAAATCAAGCTCAGTCTGAAAGCCTGCCAG GTGTATATCCAGCACCTGCGCTCCAAAGAGCAGCCCCGCCGCCTGCGCTTGGTCCGAAAGGGCAACGAGCAGCACGCCTTTACCCGCTGCTTCCACGCCTGGAGCGCCTTCCGGAAGGCCCTGACCTAG
- the MIEF2 gene encoding mitochondrial dynamics protein MID49, whose translation MEEFSQKRGKRHDDAVLGSAVDFLLVNARLVLGVGAAAVLGIATLAVKRLIDKATSPRDEEDEVKGDTTCLEDGWKDLSLLRDTPHPQPRPPPAALSQPVPNPAPSPDIPEGPGDTGPWMLPQHSSPAPLCLTFQEKLLAFERDHVGIPAVDEMVAQQLARDISLKLQTFLRNKFPELPFRTLEPGGPLFDGLQAHAAEPVRLLVPLRLEVGLWGLVPGADTVARDARCWAVRRTQLEFCPRGSSPWDRFLVGGYLGAQLLLELLRKALAVSVNWPAIGSLLGCVVRPSMASKELLLEVQQEGLEITIAVLPAIAGADAGAGDLLLLAWPLEGLAGNLWLQDFYQAEAARLQTLDDQDSGTRQRLLRLLCGVCCHHPALGQLGRGHLTQVVLHLGEKEGDWCEAALGSRFLQALEELISALEQAHLLCHFNPRVNLLGDLREEEIDSIGYVLYSGLQAPEQLLWGRHGQHQLCCQ comes from the exons ATGGAGGAGTTCTCCCAGAAGCGGGGGAAGCGGCACGATGATGCTGTGCTGGGCAGTGCCGTGGACTTCCTGTTGGTCAACGCCCGCCTGGTGCTGGGGGTGGGCGCAGCCGCGGTGCTGGGCATTGCCACCCTGGCCGTGAAGCGG CTCATTGACAAAGCCACTAGCCCGAGGGACGAGGAGGACGAGGTCAAGGGTGATACAACGTGCCTGGAGGATGGCTGGAAGGATCTGAGCCTGCTCAGGGACACGCCACACCCACAGCCCCGGCCACCGCCTGCTGCCCTTAGCCAGCCTGTGCCAAACCCAGCTCCCTCACCTGATATTCCAG AAGGGCCTGGCGACACTGGTCCCTGGATGCTACCTCAGCACAGCTCCCCAGCACCGTTGTGCCTGACCTTCCAGGAGAAGCTGCTGGCATTCGAGCGGGACCACGTGGGCATCCCTGCAGTGGATGAGATGGTGGCCCAGCAGCTGGCCCGAGACATCAGCCTCAAACTCCAGACCTTCCTGCGGAACAAGTTCCCAGAACTTCCCTTCAGGACCCTTGAGCCAGGCGGGCCCCTGTTTGACGGGCTGCAGGCCCATGCTGCTGAGCCTGTGCGCCTCCTGGTGCCGCTGCGACTGGAGGTGGGCCTGTGGGGCCTGGTGCCAGGGGCCGACACCGTGGCCAGGGACGCTCGCTGCTGGGCCGTGCGCCGGACCCAACTGGAGTTCTGCCCCCGGGGGAGCAGCCCCTGGGACCGTTTCCTGGTGGGCGGCTACCTGGGTGCCCAGCTCCTACTGGAGCTGCTCCGGAAGGCACTGGCTGTCTCCGTCAACTGGCCAGCCATTGGCAGCCTTCTGGGATGCGTGGTCCGACCCAGCATGGCCTCCAAGGAGCTGCTGCTCGAGGTGCAGCAGGAGGGCTTGGAGATCACCATTGCTGTGCTGCCTGCCATCGCGGGGGCGGATGCCGGGGCCGGTGACCTCTTGCTTCTGGCCTGGCCCCTGGAGGGCTTGGCCGGCAACCTCTGGCTGCAGGACTTCTACCAGGCTGAAGCCGCCCGCCTGCAGACCCTGGATGACCAAGACTCAGGCACCCGTCAGCGGCTACTGCGGTTACTTTGTGGCGTCTGCTGCCatcacccagccctggggcagctGGGCCGGGGCCACCTCACCCAGGTGGTCCTGCACCTAGgggagaaggagggagactggtgcGAGGCGGCCCTGGGCTCCCGCTTCCTGCAGGCCCTCGAGGAGCTCATCAGCGCCCTGGAGCAGGCCCACCTGCTGTGCCACTTCAACCCCAGGGTGAACCTCCTGGGTGACCTGCGTGAGGAGGAGATTGACAGCATTGGCTATGTGTTGTACAGCGGGCTGCAGGCCCCCGAGCAGCTGCTTTGGGGAAGGCATGGCCAGCACCAGCTCTGCTGCCAGTGA